One region of Chryseobacterium muglaense genomic DNA includes:
- a CDS encoding IS5 family transposase — translation MLGKIKPDLQQNLFKTRLTELINMEHPLVKLAHEISWEKMEQEFAKLFSEQGRPSVAIRKIAGMLLLKEMFKESDETVVERWVENAYWQYFTGEDFFQTQQPFDPSNFVHFRKRIGEKGLEFLLGQSVSLHPQAKTEDEVQIDTTVQEKNITFPTDSKLAKKVIDNCVKIAEKEGVIQRQSYKRVSKQLLRDAYFGHHPRRQKKAKMARKKLRTIGKRVLRELERKLPSTILKDYEDVFKIYLKALTQERNTKDKIYSLHEPQVACIAKGKSGKAYEFGTKVAVVRGRKTGVISSIKRFSGNPHDSKTLEESLAQSERVRKSVGGTRPNKASTDRGFRGIKLVEGTVILLPTKKEKTKYEQQVARLRFRARAAIEPCISHLKRNHSLGLNFLKGVAGDINNALLAGIGYNLKMRFNQIKEQITLWLEILLRTFLCKYNFQNEN, via the coding sequence ATGTTAGGTAAAATAAAACCAGATTTACAGCAAAATTTATTCAAGACCAGACTTACGGAACTCATTAATATGGAGCATCCGTTGGTAAAATTGGCTCACGAAATCTCTTGGGAGAAAATGGAGCAAGAGTTTGCAAAACTGTTTTCAGAGCAAGGAAGACCCTCGGTTGCAATTCGTAAAATAGCAGGAATGCTTCTGCTTAAGGAAATGTTTAAAGAAAGCGACGAAACGGTTGTAGAAAGATGGGTGGAGAATGCGTATTGGCAATATTTTACGGGCGAAGATTTTTTTCAGACCCAGCAGCCTTTTGATCCGAGCAATTTTGTACACTTTAGAAAGAGAATTGGCGAGAAGGGGTTAGAATTCCTTTTAGGACAAAGCGTTTCTCTTCATCCGCAAGCCAAAACAGAAGATGAAGTTCAGATTGACACTACGGTTCAGGAGAAGAATATTACCTTTCCTACGGATTCAAAATTAGCAAAAAAAGTAATAGACAATTGCGTGAAAATAGCTGAAAAAGAAGGGGTAATTCAAAGGCAAAGTTATAAAAGAGTAAGCAAACAATTGTTGCGAGATGCTTATTTTGGGCACCATCCGAGAAGACAGAAGAAGGCAAAAATGGCAAGGAAGAAGCTCAGAACGATTGGCAAAAGAGTGCTTCGGGAATTGGAAAGAAAACTTCCTTCAACTATTTTGAAAGACTACGAAGACGTTTTTAAAATTTACCTCAAAGCACTCACCCAAGAACGTAATACGAAAGATAAAATTTACAGTTTGCACGAACCACAGGTTGCCTGTATTGCGAAAGGGAAATCGGGAAAGGCATACGAGTTTGGGACAAAAGTGGCGGTAGTGCGAGGTAGGAAAACAGGGGTCATCAGTTCCATAAAAAGATTTTCAGGCAATCCTCACGATAGCAAAACATTGGAAGAATCATTAGCACAAAGTGAGCGAGTCAGAAAATCCGTTGGAGGAACAAGACCTAATAAAGCGAGTACAGACCGAGGTTTTAGAGGAATAAAATTAGTAGAAGGAACGGTAATTTTGCTTCCCACAAAAAAAGAAAAAACAAAATATGAGCAACAAGTTGCAAGATTGAGATTCCGAGCAAGAGCAGCGATAGAGCCTTGTATCTCGCATTTGAAAAGAAACCACTCCTTAGGATTAAACTTCCTTAAAGGAGTAGCTGGAGATATTAATAATGCCTTATTAGCAGGCATCGGATACAATCTGAAGATGAGATTCAACCAAATCAAAGAGCAAATCACTCTTTGGCTCGAAATTCTTCTCCGAACTTTTTTATGCAAGTATAATTTTCAAAATGAAAACTAG